Within Garra rufa chromosome 9, GarRuf1.0, whole genome shotgun sequence, the genomic segment aatatttggagaataaagtcaaaatattacgagaataaagtcgaattattacgggaataacgtcaaaatatttggagaataaagtcaaaatattacgagaataaagtcgaattattacgggaataacgtcaaaatatttggagaataaagtcaaaatattacgagaataaagtcaaaatattacgagaataaagtcaaaatattacgagaataaagtcaaaatattacgagaataaagtcaaaatattatgagaataaagtcaaaatatttggagaataaagtcaaaatattacgagaataaagtcgaattattacgggaataacgtcaaaatatttggagaataaagtcaaaatattacgagaataaagtcgaattattacgggaataacgtcaaaatatttggagaataaagtcaaaatattacgagaataaagtcaaaatattacgagaataaagtcaaaatattacgagaataaagtcaaaatattacgagaataaagtcaaaatattatgagaataaagtcaaaatatttggagaataaagtcaaaatattacgagaataaagtcgaattattacgggaataaagtcaaaatatttggagaataaagtcaaaatatttggagaataaagtcaaaatattacgagaataaagtcgaattattacgggaataaagtcaaaatatttggagaataaagtcaaaatatttggagaataaagtcaaaatattacgagaataaagtcgaattattaggggaataacgtcaaaatatttggagaataaagtcaaaatattacgagaataaagtcgaattattacgagaataaagtcaaaatattacgagaataaagtcaaaatattatgagaataaagtcaaaatatttggagaataaagtcaaaatattacgagaataaagtcgaattattacgggaataaagtcaaaatatttggagaataaagtcaaaatatttggagaataaagtcaaaatattacgagaataaagtcgaattattacgggaataaagtcaaaatatttggagaataaagtcaaaatatttggagaataaagtcaaaatattacgagaataaagtcgaattattaggggaataacgtcaaaatatttggagaataaagtcaaaatattacgagaataaagtcgaattattacgggaataacgtcaaaatatttggagaataaagtcaaaatattacgagaataaagtcaaaatattacgagaataaagtcaaaatattacgagaataaagtcaaaatattacgggaataaagtcaaaatatttgaagaataaagtcgaaatatttctagaataaagtccaaatgtttcaaaaataaagtcaaaatattacaagaataaagtcaaaataccgagaataaagtttaaatatttcgaaaatagtcgaaattataagaaaaaacttaattcttgtagtatttcaactttattctcaaaatatttcgactttattctcataatattttgactttattttccaaatattttaactttattcttgtaataattcaacgttattcttgtaattattcaactttattttctaaatattttgactttattcttgtaatttcaaatttattgtcgtaatattttaactttattcttgtaataattcaactttattctcgtaatattttgactttattttccaaatattttgactttattctcataattttaactttattgtcgtagtattttgactttactcttgtaataattaaactttattctcgtaatattaagACTTTAATCTAGtaatctagattttttttttttacgtggcgcTAAAGCACCATCATAcaaatggatgtgaatgggtgccattagaatgagagtccaaagagttgataaaaacatcacaataatttgTTATTCtaatagtattttgactttttttttttcgaaatatTTTGGCTTCATTCGCTTAATATTATGACATAATTCCTAAAatatctcgactttattctcataatatttaaattttaatctcataatatttcaactttaatctcgtaatcttagggTTTTTTTTTAACGTAACACTAAAACGCCGTcgtccattggtgagcaagtgttgTATTGCTACacttctacaaatctgatgaagaaacaaactcatctgcatcttgTATGACCTCAGGGTGAGGACATTTGCTAATGCatagctaattttcattttggagtgaGCGGTTCCTTTAATGGTGCTTTCGAGAGCAATGTCCTGAGGGTCAGCGTCCTAAAAGTCTGAAGCCTGAGTTGATTTGATTCATGGTTTGTTTCCTCTGCTTTATATTGTGCcacttagaaaataaaataaagtgcaaaTGAAACCTTTTCTCTCTCACTTTGTTCGGTTTTTACTAAATTGAGCGTCAGGGAATAAGAGTGTGCAGCAGACTTTGATCAAATAGACTGAACTCGCTTTCCAGCTGCATTATAATAGGGACACGATCGATTTGTATGCCttaatatggatggatggatgcgtTTTATCTGCTGATATTTCATAATAGAGAGATCGAGGCCCGTTTCAAATATCATTATGCAACCCGAGGGTGATTCTTTTGAACCGATAGAAAGCAAACTCCACAGTCCACAGGGTTATTCACCCCTCATGTGTTTAAACAGGATAGTATTTCAACGGGTTGCTTTTATAAAACATAGTGAGAGAAAAATCTAGACCAGGATTTGGCAACTTTTTTTGACGTGaagtgctgtttttattttttcttgttagTTTTCTGTGCCACATCACTCCCAGATTGTAGGTTGCTAAACTCTGCGTGCAACTTGAATAATTCGTGCAAATCGTGTCTCTTGCATTATTTGCACTGGTGttgtcatgtttgtttttctttttttggcttGTTGATAACACAGAGTGCATCTCCTCTTTTAACTTTGTAGTTTTGAACAGTGTTAGATTAAAAATCTTGatgctttattattttatatatatagatttatatacagttgaggtcaaaagtgtaccTAGATCttgcagaatcggcaaaatgttaattattttaccaaaatcacagagatcatacaaaatgcatgttattttttcatttagcactgacctaaataagatgtttcacataaaatgtgtttacacatagtccacaagagaaaataatagttgaatttagaaaaatgaccctgtttaaaagtttacatacacttgattcttaatactgtgttgttacctgaatgatccacagctgtttttttgtttagttatagttgttcatgagtccaagaattacaagaataaagtcaaaatactaagagaataaagttgaaacatttCGAAAATAGTCGAAATGAtaagaaaaaagtcggaaatctttcaactttattctcaaaacgttttgactttattcttgtaatattttgactttattcaaaaaatattttgactttattcttaaaacatttcgactttattctaaaaatattttgactttattctcgtagtatttcaactttatttttgaaatattttgactttattctcgtagtatttcaacattatttttgtaatattttgactttattctcgtagtatttcaactttattcttgaaacatttggactttattcgtgtagaattttgactttattctcgtaatattttgactattcttgaaacattttgactttattctaaaaatattttgactttattctcgttttatttcaactttatttttgtaatattttgactttattttccaaatattttgactttattctcgtaatttcgactttattctcgtaataattcaattttattctcgtaataattcaattttattctcgtaatattacgactttaatctagttattttaggattttttgtttacagttaaactgactgctgttattcagaaaatgtcccacaaattctttggtttttcagcatttttgtgtatttgaaccctttccaacaatgactgtgtgattttgagatccatcttttcacactgaggacaattgagggactcatatgcaattattacagaaggttcaaacactcactgatgctccagaaggaaaaaccatccattaagagccaggggtgaaacttttggaatttgaagattagagtaaatttaacttattttgtcttctgggaaacttaactatcttctatagcttatgaaggacagtactaaatttatatatatatatatatatatatatatatatatatatatatatatatatatatatttaggcaaaataagaaacatgtaCATATCtttattctattcaaaagttttcacccccggctcttaatgcatgtttttccttctggagcatcagtgagtgtttgaaccttctgtaatagttgcatatgagtccctcagtcgtcctcagtgtgaaaagatggatctcaaaatcatacagtcattgttggaaagagttcaaatacacaaaaatgctgaaaaaccaaagaatttgtgggacctgaaagatttttctaaagaacagcggacagtttaagtgttcagaacaaacaagggactcatgaacaactatcactaaacaaaaaaaacacagctgtggatcattcaggaaacaacacagtattaagaatcaagtgtatgttcaactattgttttctcttgtggactatatgtaaacatcttctatgtgaaatatcttattcaggtcagtactaaataaaaaataccatgcttTTTTGTGTGATTGTGtgcttattttgccaaaataattggcattttgcagattctgcaagattctgtaaacttttgaattatttttatataatcatgttttttcatttagtagttTAGTGCAATTGATTCCTTTTTTTAGAGCGCCTAGCATCTCAGAGATGCTCATGAATCCTATCATCCATCCCTTGTGTGTTAATTTATGAATTCATGAAATAGTTTGCTTAATCTGTTTATGCATCCAGCTATTAATaagagtgttgttgttttttcagcaaCATTGAACACATTTAAATCAATCTCACAGAATTGTGATTGtaatgcttttgaaagaagtctcttctgctcaccaagcctgcatttatttgatcaaaaaaaaaattaaaaaattgtgatatatttttacaatttaaaatagatgGTTTCGACATGAttatatagtaaaatgtaatttatttctgtgaacaaacctgaattttcaccatcattactccagtcttcagtgtcacgttatctttcagaagtcattctaatatgctgatttcctgctcagcataatttctgattattatcaatgcccaatgtttttgtggaaattatgatattttttatttttcaggattctttgattaatacaaagttcaaaagagcagcattacTTTGCATTactaatcaatttaatgcataattAATGTATATAAGTGTTAATttccttaaaaataaataaaaacaaagtcTCTGACTCCACTGAACTTAACAGATTTCTAAATCTATTTAAATTCCATCATTTCGTTCCATGTGATGGTCTTTTTTTGAGAAAGATTGGATGCCTAAATCAGTTGCTGCCACATTTAGAGATGCATGACCCCACAAATGATGTTAGCGAACTCTGGGTTGTTCAAACAGAAGGGAAAACTGCCAGAACGTCAATGATTAAACTCAAAGTGAGTATAAGTACTGCTCCGGGATAAACGTCTCTTCACATTGTCTTGAGCTCACTTGCCAGACGTCGGATCAGCAGCAGACATGGCCTTCAGTGGAACATGGCAGGTTTACGAGCAGGAGAACTACGAGGAGTTTCTGAGAGCCGTCTGTGAGTTTTTGTGAAACCATCATGGTTGCATTTCCCAAAGCATCATGCATTTTCATAATCTGCTTATGCATGCAATGCTTTTGAGATGCAATTTCGAAAAGCATTTCGTTTGAATTCTGTCCTGATTGTAGGTCACTCACTATCTGTGTTTCTATTTCTTCAGCTCTGCCAGAAGATGTCATTAAAATGGCCAAGGATGTTAAACCAGTGATCGAAATCCAACAAAGCGGCAACGACTTCACCATCACATCCAAAACTCCTGGGAAAACCCTCACAAACTCCTTCACCATCGGCAAGGAAGCTGAAATCACCACCATGGACGGCAAGAAGCTCAAGGTAGAATATATAGTAGCTATATTTATGATGTTGAACTGTTCAAGAAGAGTTGATATTGCAAACAAATGCTCAGTTTCATCATAGATCAAgatttttcttaattaaaaaataataattttataataaaatatatattttattttttttatgtattaatattttaaatattttatttagaattatttataatttttttaaataatattttgttgtattatatgcaaaaaaaaatgctaatattacaagtatttgtatttttttctgcgTGATGATGCTTATATTCTTGTGTGTTTCAGTGCATTGTCAAACTGGAGGGAGGGAAGCTGGTCTGTAAAACTGATCGATTCTCTCACATCCAGGAGATCAAGGGAGGAGAGATGGTTGAGGTTTGTATTGATAATTTAGTGCACATATTGCTCACTGGAGCTCAGAACTGACCAAATAACTTGCGATTGCGTGCAATTGTTATAAAGCAcgagttttatcttgcaattctgactatttctcacagttgtctatataacacaattctgagaaaaaagtcagaattgtgactatatcttgcaattttactttataacgcacaattctgacttcatttttcagaattgcaggtctatatctcgcaatttttactttttctttgagtttttatcttgaaattctgactgtTTCTCACAAGTGTGTATaaataacgcaattctgagaaaaaagtccgaactgtgactatatctcgcaattttaacttttttcttagtttttatcttgcaattctgactttctcacaattgtctatataccgcaattctgagaaaaaaagtcagaattgtgactatatatatgtatttgactttataactcgcaattgcgagtttatatcacgcatttctgacttcatttttcagaattgcgagtttatatcttgcaattttgacttgcaATTtggactatttctcaaaattttgtctatataatgcaattctgagaaaaaaaagtctgaattgtgattatatcttgcaattttaactttataactcgcaattgcgagtttatatcacgcaattctgacttcatttttcagaattgcgagtttatatcttgcaattttgacttttttcttagtttttatcttgcaattctgattatttctcaaaattgtctatataacacaattctgagaaaaaaagtcagaattgtgactatatcttgcaattttgactttataacgcacaattctgacttcatttttcagaattgcaggtgtacagtagtcaacattcgaagtggatcaaaacctttcatcaaatttgtcctaaaaccaaaaagaatacc encodes:
- the LOC141342483 gene encoding fatty acid-binding protein 10-A, liver basic-like codes for the protein MAFSGTWQVYEQENYEEFLRAVSLPEDVIKMAKDVKPVIEIQQSGNDFTITSKTPGKTLTNSFTIGKEAEITTMDGKKLKCIVKLEGGKLVCKTDRFSHIQEIKGGEMVEVCIDNLVHILLTGAQN